The genomic DNA cattctctctccctccctcacacttccccttctctccctctctcacactccccttctctccccctccctctccctcccccttctctctctctcccttcctcacacttctccttccctccctccccattctctcttttttcccctccctcaaactccccccttctctctctctccctcactcacactcccccttctccttccctccctccccattctctctttttccctccctcacactcccccttccctccctccctcccttctctctctctctctctctctctctctctctctctctctctctctctctctctctctctctctctctctctctctctctctctctctccctctccctctccctccctccctcacactcccttctttctccctccctccatccctattctctatttctccctccctcacactcctcccttctctctccctcactcacactcccccttctctccctccctcacactctcccttctctctctctccctcacttaaactcccccttctctctccctccccattctctctttctccctccctcacactccccccttctctttcacTCACTCagactccccttctctctctctatctccctcacactccccttctctctctccctcactcacacttcctcttctccctccctccatccccattctctctttctccctccctcacactcctccttctctctctctccctcacactccccccttctctctctccctccttccccattctctctttctcactccctcacactccccttctccctccctcacactctcccttctctctctccccctctcccacacttcccctctctcttactctcccctcttcctctctcacactcccctctcactcccacttctccacccctccctcacatactccccccccttctctctcttgtaccccctctctctctcactcccccctctttctttttcatgctcccatccctctctttcaccccccctgccccctttctctctcccattctcccccctttttctctcactccccccctatGGTGTAATatgaggcgttatagggagcggttacatggggtaataggaggagttatagggaggttatatggggtaataggaggagttatagggaggggttatatgtggtaataggaggagttatagggaggggttatatggggtaataggaggagttatagggagaggttatatggggcaataggaggaattatagggagcggttatatggggtaataggaggagttatagggagcggttatatggggcaataggaggaattatagggagcggttatatggggtaataggaggagttatagggagcggttatatggggtaatatgaagAGTTCTAGGGAgtgattatatggggtaataggaggagttatagggagcggttatatggggtaatatgaagagttatagggagcggttatatggggtaatatgaagAGTTCTAGGGAgtgattatatggggtaataggaggagttatagggagcggttatatggggtaataggaggagttataggtctGCACTGTGACGGGAATTCTCTGTTTCTCAGTAAATCAGAGGCCAGTTTCCTGCGGCAGCTGATTAATGACACTCAGGCCTCCCCCACAGAACACTACATGCCTTTCTATGCGCTGGACGTCGGTCTTGCAGCCAGCCAGGCCTTAGTGATCGGACCAGATGACTTTATAGTGGCCGTTGTgaggtgagtgacagtgacactgtaTGCAGCGCCCCCATCTGGGGGGATAACAGGGGGAGGTGTGCTGGAGTCCTTTCACGGGCTCCTGCCTCCCTCCAACAACCTCCCCCCAACATCCAAGAACTTCCCATTTATCTCATTCAAACTcaagcaatctctctctctctctctctctctctctctctccctccctcctcctcaccccctctatattctccccctctctcccctccctttctctctcctccccctctctcttcttcacttctctcctctccccctctctcttttccacctctctcttctccacctccctcccctattttcctctcgctctcctcctctcctgtctctctcctccccctctctatgccctctctctcttcccccccacctttttctgctcccctctctccccccttaacTCCCCCTTTCTGtctcacttcctctctctctccccccatctttccttccgccctccccccccccctctcccccctctccccccctctcccccctgcagctctctgaacCGTCCCTTCGGCAGCGGGATATTGACGCCCTCCGGGATCCTTCTGAACAGCCAGATCCTTGACTTCTTCTGGACCAACAGGAGTAGTGATCACTCCCCGAGCCCTGTGAGTGTCCCCACTGAGCCACCGTACTGagccccccacccacagccagtctgccctccccctcccgcagccATCTGCCCTCCCCTCCCGCAGCCAGTCTGCCCTCCCCTCCCGCAGCCATCTGCCCTCCCCTCCCGCAGCCAGTCTGCCCTCCCCTCCCGCAGccagtctgccctccccctcccgcagccatctgccctcccctcccacagccagtcacctctgccctcccctcccgcagccagtctgccctcccccctgcccctaccgcagccagtctgccctccccctcccgcagccatctgccctctccctcccctcccacagccagtctgccctcccctcccgcagccagtctgccctcccccctcccctcccgcagccagtctgccctccccctcccctcccacagccagtctgccctccccctcccgcagccatctgccctccccctcccacagccagtctgccctcccctcccgcagccagtctgccctccccctcccctccagcagctagtctgccctccccccctctgctcccgcagccagtctgccctcccccctACTGCAGCCagtcagccctccccctcccctcccgcagCCAGTCTGCCCTGCCCCCTCCCGCAGccagtctgccctccccctcccctcctgcagCCAGCCTGCTCCCTCCCCTCTCGCAGccagtctgcccccctccccaccccccgcatgcagtctgccctccccccgcagccagtctgccctcccaccctcccctcccgcaGCCAgtttgccctccccctcccctcctgcagccagcctgccccctcccctcccacagccagtctgcccccctccccacccgccCGCATGcagtctgccctcccccctcccctcccgcagCCAGTCTGCCCTCCACCTCCCGCAGCcacctgccctccccctcccctcccacagccagtctgccctccccctcccctcctgcagccagcctgccccctcccctcccacagccagtctgcccccctccccatcccccgcatgcagtctgccctcccccctcccctccagcagctagtctgccctccccccctccgctcccgcagccagtctgccctcccccctcctgcagccagtcagccctccccctcccctctcgcagccagtctgccctcccccctcccaaagccagtctgccctcccctcctgcagccagtctgcccccctccccaacccccgcATGCAGTCTGCCctccccccgcagtcagtctgccctcccaccctcccctcccgcagccagtctgccctcccaccctcccctcccgcagccagtctgccctcccaccctcccctcccgcagccagtctgccctccccctctcctcctgcagccagcctgccccctcccctctcgcagccagtctgcccccctccccaccccccgcaggcagtctgccctcctcccgcagccagtctgccctcccaccctcccctcccgcagcctgtctgccctcccaccctcccctcccacagCCAGTCTGCCCTCCCACCTTCCCCTCCCGCAGCCAGTCTGCCCTCCCACCTTCCCCTCCCGCAGCCAGTCTGCCCTCCCACCCTGCTCTCCCACCGCCAGTctgccctcccaccctcccctcccgcagccagtctgccctcccaccctcccctcccgcagccagtctgccctcccaccctcccctcccgcagccagtctgccctcccccgctcccctcccgcAGCCAGTCTGCCCTCCCCTTCCGCAGCCAGTCTGCCCTCCGCTCTCTGAGTGATACTCATTACCGCTGCTGTTACCCCCTGCAGAGGAATAACATTGAGCCCGGGAAGAGACCTCTCTCCTTCCTGCTTCCTGTCGTGGTGCGTCCGGCGGAGGGTCTCTGCGGCACGTACCTCTCCCTGGGGGCGTCGCATGGGGACAGAGCTCTGAGCGGGATCACTCAGGTCAGCCTGCAGTGaactctcactcacactcccctCACTCACTGCAAACACTGACaactctcacacatacacccctCACTCACCTCAAACACCAGCACCTCTCACTCATACGCCCCTCACTCACCTCAAACACCAGCACCTCTCACTCATACGCCCCTCACTCACCTCAAACACCAGCACCTCCCACTCATACTCCCCTTCCTCACTCACCTTTAACACTGGCACGCACCTCTGCTCCCACTCGCTTCTCCGCTCCCTCAGTCACCTCAAACACTGGCACACACTTCTCCTCTCACTCACGCTGGCTTCTCCCTCACCTCACACACAAGCGTGCACCttttctctcactcacactcccctTCCACACTCGCTTCTCCCTTTTTCAAACACTGGCAcgcacctcttcttccccccctctcttctcccctcccaccctccctctcttcccccctccctctcttccccctctgccttccccccatccctctcttctccctccccccttcctcttccccccctcccctctcccccccccttctcccctctctccccccccccccccttctcccctcttcccccgccCTGAGACAGGTGCAGAGGTAGAACCAGGGAGGCGGATTGGTTggaaattaaaccatggctttattcagcccgTCACTTTAACCAATGCAGAAACCACAACAATAAATAAACAGCctgtccctgtgtaagggataactcgcTTCCCCAGTCtgtatctgcagggctgggagaaaAAGCCTCTTACCAagctatcaccccaaagtctaaaTAGGTACCTTTAAGCTGGGGCTCTCTGTGTCAGGCTCGGAGTCTGGAGGTAAAGGTGAAAAACCAGAGCACTGCCGCAAGCAAACAATCCCCAAATGcgcaccacctacgcgtttcgcactgtACAAGTGCTTTATCAAGATGTATGCGTTTCTTTAGCGCGAATCGCGTAGGTGGTGCGCATTTTATCTTCTTGTCCACGAGACTTCAATAAATGACACTTTTTTTTATCGGGGTCACCGTGTGGGGATTTTTTGCTCGCTTCGGTTTTTTCGCCTTTCCCTCTGGATTCGCGTTTCCACGGATCAGCACACCTGGGACTGGCTGGGACTCATGGAGGATGGAAGGCTTAATCAAGAAGGAAAAAGGGACAGGCTTTGTGCACTTTAAACTGTGCCGGCGTGCACTGTGCCGACTCTTGAATTGCTAAAGGAATGCACAAGCCTAGAAACTGCTAAAACGGTGATAATATACACACTTTATTCATATAAGCCTTACCATTTAATCAAGAAGCCATCCTGATttttaatacaggcataccccggtttaaggacactcactttaagtacactcgcgagtaaggacatatcgcccaataggcaaacggcatctcacgcatgcgcctgtcagcacgtcctgaacagcaataccggctccctacctgtaccgaagctgtgtgcaagcggggagactatagagcctgttacaaatacgttatttacatcacttatgcacgtatatgacgattgcagtacagtacatgcatcgataagtgggaaaaaggtagtgcttcactttaagtacattttcgctttccatacatgctctggaccccttacgtacgttaatgcggggtatgcctgtacaagctTGACGTTTTTGTAATGTTGCTTatgagcagtgttcgacaaacctatacatttgctcgccccgggcgagtggatttaacccccgggcgagtaaatattggcccaagcagcacacgtttggtactaggtggcgagtatattttttggtgatttgtcaaccactgcttatgAGTAAGCCACGGCTGAGCACCATTTCCCCGTGGACTTTATATTCAGTCTCTGGATTGGTGTCCGgtgaggggccagcctctggcCGGTTCCCGGGTTCGCTGCACCCTGGAGGTCTGGCTCCTTGCATCTTGCTGTCGGCACACGGTCCTGTGGGCTCAGGAGTCTTTCCCCTGCAGTttccagcaggaggcttttcAACAGGTCTCGtcagccaggtggagactggttaattgtctttagctgcaattaaccagctccctgctggattcctcagactacTATAGGCTAATATTGAAGCCtcatttagacaggggttaagtccctgttacacaccccttcccctccctcctcccctctctctcccccctccaatctcttacccccctctctctttctcccctcccatcccttctcctccccccaccaatctcttaccccccttccctcatccAATCTcttaccctcccctctctcccctctcctctatctccccctccaatctcctccccccctctttccccccttcctctccctcctcatctctcccccctccgatCTCttaccaccctcccctctctaatcaattacccccctctctctctccccaccaaaCTCTtatccctcttccctcctccaatctcttcccccctctcctatccccctccaCACTCTTACCcctctcctctatctccccctccagTCTCTTACACCcctccgtctcaccctctctccacccctaccctctctctccccctaccacctctttcccccccaaccctctctccccctcccctctttctgccctcctctctctcacccgctcccctctctctttacacactgatatataacacttcccccccccccctcggtcccCAGGTCCTGCTGAATGTCCTGTCCTTTAACAAGAACCTGAGTGACAGCGTGTCCCAGGGTAGGCTTCACCCCGACCTCCAATCCAACCTCCTGCATGTGGACGGTGAGTGAGTGACGGCGTCTGCTTCCCCCGCGCCAGCGCCAacctctcctgtcccccctcctgtgccACACAGAACCTCACAGCGCCGCAGCCTCTCTCAGGCCAACCGTCTCCCGCCACGACCACCCGCAAACATTTCAGTCGCTGGTGTGGAcgctgtctttgaagtgggtggtTGTCATCCCAGTGTCCCTTACGTTGTTACCTTGGTCTGTCTCCCTCaagattagattgcaagctctgcgggacagggacGGGCCTTGCAtagttctatgtacagcgctacagACACTGTCGGCACCATTATAAGGAACCCTTCTTCTGCTTCTGAAATTAGGTGACTTCTCTGAAAATGACACCCGGGGACTGGAGTCCATGGGTCACCGGGTGCAAAGGACGCCCGTCCTGTCCCTGGTCCACGGGTCGCGCAGGAGCAACGACCTCATCATCGGGATCCGAGATCCACGCAGCCCAGACGCAGAAGCCTCCACCATTTTGTAGGGACGCCGGGAAATGCCAGCGCGCCTCCCCGCCCATTATCAGGGAGAGACGGGGTTAATAGCATTTAGGTAGCTATCCGGGACATTCAAAGCAGCTCCACACCACTTAACGATAGGGGTTTTTGGGAGAGGCgggggttaaagggtcagtccctcctagggccacagtgtactaatggcagtgacatggttaaggggtcagtccctcctagggccacagtgtactaatggcagtgacaaggttaaggggtcagtccctcctagggccacagtgtactaatggcagtgacatggttaaggtgtcagtccttcctagggccaaagtgtacagatggcagtgacatggttaaggggtcagtccctcctagtgccacagtgtactaatggcagtgacatggttaaggggtcagtccctcctagtaccacagtgtactaatggcagtgacatggttaaggggtcagtccctcctaggaccacagtgtactaatggcagtgacatggttaaggggtcggtCCCTCCTAGTACCAGTGTActcatggcagtgacatggttaaggggtcaatcCCTCCTAGGGTCagggtgtactaatggcagtgacatggttaagggggcaGACCCTCCTAGTACCAcactgtactaatggcagtgacatggttaaggggtcaacccctcctagggccacagtgtactaatggcagtgacatggttaaagggtcagtccctcctagggccacagtgtactaatggcagtgacatggttaaagggtcacATCTGTGTGACTGATGCCTTTAGtatccaaatctgacacctatacgtatatataaatattttggtAACATTATTAGGTACTTATACTGCGCTGAGACCTGGGCGAGGTTTGATTTCCTCCGGTTGCTCCCTTCCATCTGATGTCACTGCGTGTTCACCAAGAGTTTGCGCAGGCAaagccccatctctccccctccctttatctttattggctctctgataaggacagggagggacaagggcaaaaaaaaaccccatttgACTGACCATCACAGTTAGATTTTGTTTGTTTCACTTTTTCCATCCTGAGATACCGAGCCCAGGAAATGTGGGCATAAGGGATAGGGCCAAACGGGCACCAATAAAACAAAGAAGAGGATGTCGAATCCTTTTTAGAAGAGGAAACGGGTTTAGGGACAAAGCTGAATCATCATTAATTGGGTTCATGCACTTATTTTTGAGGAGGGATTGCTTCATTAAAATCCCATAGactcatattttttttaaactttataatTTGAAAGTTTTTCGCTGCGTCTACTAAACATCTACTAAGAATCGTTGgtgggaagaatgttatttataaaggacctgactgttatgtaattttttctaaatttcactccaagtattcaccaatttgcaccaatttatattctgtttcgtaaaaaatctggggaggggtcttgggagggagtgggtgggagggggagggagtgggtgggagggggcgccCTTCAAaggattttattaggaaatagaatatgaaagtGCAAATTAGTGCATGTTTGCACAATTTACGTAGAACAaattacgtaatggtcagatcatttataaataactgaccggcggtcatactgtacatggtgagcaatactgatcttactgctcccacaaattccaagattgttgcacccctcctcatcttctctctctccaattatcctctcaaccccccacccctcaaactcactcatcccccttcccttcatcctctcattccccccctcccttcatcctctcattcccactcccttcatcctctcatcccccctcccttcatcctctcatcccccttcccttcatcctctcacccctaccttcatcctctcaccccccctcccttcatcctctcacccccccctcccttcatcctctcatcccccctcccttcatcctctcatcccccctcccttcatcctctcattccctcccttcatcctctcatccccccctccctcccttcatcctcattccccctcccttcatcctctctcccttcatcctctcatccccccctcccttcatcctctcatcccttcatcccccctcccttcatcctctcatcccctcccttcatcctctcactccctaccttcatcctcacccccccctttatcctctcacccccccccccctccctgtcattagtcctgagaggtaataccggacacatacatgtccggtattatctctcattttttaccagacagagtaaccaaataacaggctgtccggttcaataccggacaccagGCAACCCTACGGGCGAAAGTGTGATGTCATTTGTCTTGGGATGACATCACAGGTTAATATTGGGTGCAAATGGCTCTCTCTTtgagaatatatatgtatttattggcaGCTTTTCAAATCCTTCTGTGCAACACTTACAGCACAGTGTATGTAATGTGTCATATGTCCCTTGTGTTCTGTCACCTtgtagtgggagggacagactacaCAAGACTAATATACCTACAGATTCcatctgtctgtcaccctgcagggggagggacaaactcatagctcccttctgcctat from Ascaphus truei isolate aAscTru1 unplaced genomic scaffold, aAscTru1.hap1 HAP1_SCAFFOLD_1709, whole genome shotgun sequence includes the following:
- the LOC142476761 gene encoding glutathione hydrolase 7-like, producing the protein KSEASFLRQLINDTQASPTEHYMPFYALDVGLAASQALVIGPDDFIVAVVSSLNRPFGSGILTPSGILLNSQILDFFWTNRSSDHSPSPRNNIEPGKRPLSFLLPVVVRPAEGLCGTYLSLGASHGDRALSGITQVLLNVLSFNKNLSDSVSQGRLHPDLQSNLLHVDGDFSENDTRGLESMGHRVQRTPVLSLVHGSRRSNDLIIGIRDPRSPDAEASTIL